One window from the genome of Schistocerca piceifrons isolate TAMUIC-IGC-003096 chromosome 1, iqSchPice1.1, whole genome shotgun sequence encodes:
- the LOC124730164 gene encoding exostosin-1-like, whose amino-acid sequence MQAKKRYLLAFLSCAFLAYCYFGGYRLKSERAAPAYYESLPSYIGVEDQLYDRDLEASPRHRRTEPSVKAQGGSGTPACRMETCFDFSKCENDFRVYVYPIYEDPDSGTVLTPSPLYQKVLNVIQESRYYTSDPSQACLFVLGIDTLDRDSLSTDYVRNVPARLQKLRLWNDGLNHVIFNLYSGTWPDYLEDNLGFDPGKAILAKASVSLTHLRPGFDVSIPLFHKNHPERGGESGYVTTNNFPVTKKYLLAFKGKRYVYGIGSETRNLLYHLHNEKDIVLVTTCRHGKSWKELKDDRCEKDNTEYDR is encoded by the coding sequence ATGCAGGCGAAGAAACGTTACCTGTTGGCCTTCCTATCATGTGCGTTCCTAGCTTACTGCTACTTCGGCGGATACAGGTTAAAAAGTGAACGTGCCGCGCCTGCCTATTATGAAAGTTTGCCCTCTTACATCGGCGTGGAAGATCAGCTGTACGACCGAGATTTGGAAGCCTCTCCGAGGCACAGACGGACAGAACCGAGTGTCAAAGCACAAGGAGGTTCCGGCACGCCGGCGTGCCGCATGGAGACGTGTTTCGACTTCAGCAAGTGTGAGAATGACTTCAGAGTGTATGTGTATCCGATCTATGAAGATCCCGACAGTGGGACCGTACTGACGCCCAGCCCCTTGTACCAGAAAGTGCTAAATGTGATTCAAGAGTCGCGCTACTATACGTCTGATCCTAGTCAAGCCTGCCTTTTTGTTTTAGGTATCGATACGTTAGACAGAGATAGTCTTTCGACTGATTACGTACGCAATGTTCCTGCACGGCTGCAAAAACTCAGGTTGTGGAACGACGGTCTGAACCACGTGATCTTTAATCTTTATTCGGGCACTTGGCCCGACTACCTGGAGGATAACCTAGGTTTCGATCCCGGCAAAGCTATCCTCGCCAAGGCGAGTGTGTCGCTAACGCATCTGAGGCCGGGTTTCGATGTCTCCATTCCACTGTTTCACAAAAACCACCCGGAGAGAGGCGGTGAGTCGGGATACGTGACAACCAATAATTTTCCAGTGACTAAAAAGTACTTACTCGCGTTTAAAGGGAAACGTTACGTCTACGGGATAGGTTCGGAAACCCGGAACTTGCTCTATCATCTGCATAATGAGAAGGATATCGTGCTGGTGACGACGTGTCGGCACGGCAAGAGCTGGAAGGAATTGAAGGACGATCGGTGCGAGAAGGACAACACAGAATACGACAGGTAA